The following proteins come from a genomic window of Synechococcus sp. NB0720_010:
- a CDS encoding cation-translocating P-type ATPase, with product MKCGGCVRAVEQRLLAQPGVRQASVNLLNRTAWVGLDPDVQEPAQPLIEALAAMGYSAALRSLDDEDRPLSLAQRQQQFSWWQRWRQLMVALLLLVFSVFGHLAEAGQLPLAPLADIRLHALVATAALLLPGRPILVQGWRSAWAGAPGMDTLVGLGMGSAYLASLVALLWPAVGWQCFFNEPVMLLGFVLMGRFLEERARFRTGRALQELARLQPDQALLVLGSGAQVRLEPVRVGALRPGDRLRLLPGDRVPVDSRVLEGKSSLDVSSLTGEPLPLLAGVGQELAAGSLNLQATLELEVLRPGRESAVARIIALVESAQARKAPIQTLTDRVAGRFSVVVMLLALGTFLFWWLIGAQLWPHVLSAAPALHQHGGHRSLGLAAETPFVLGLQLSIAVLVVACPCALGLATPTAITVGSGRAARSGVLFRGGDVIEAASRLGTLFFDKTGTLTVGRPTVRAVMLADPGGSESTLIQLAASLEAQTRHPLAHALLQRAQQLELPLLEVSEASTLAGDGVQAQVTGHGLARVGRPAWLLQEGVEMAEEHRLWWSAQEEQGATVVAVATSQLQGLIALDDQPRGDAPEALAQLRSMGLRLGLLSGDRQAPVRHLASQLGLPQEELAWELLPQQKLERIDQARSASSGPVGMVGDGINDAPALAAADLGIAVGTGTQIAIDTADLVVLGERLEAIPMALRLARQTMAKVRQNLIWAFGYNLVVLPIAAGVLLPGFGVVLSPPLAALLMAMSSITVVVNALLLGRHD from the coding sequence ATGAAGTGCGGCGGTTGTGTCCGCGCGGTGGAACAGCGCTTGCTGGCCCAACCCGGAGTGCGGCAGGCCAGCGTGAATTTGCTCAACCGGACGGCCTGGGTGGGACTGGACCCCGACGTCCAGGAACCAGCCCAGCCCTTAATTGAGGCCCTGGCGGCGATGGGCTACTCCGCCGCGTTGCGGAGCCTCGATGACGAGGACCGGCCCTTGAGCCTGGCGCAGCGGCAGCAACAGTTCAGTTGGTGGCAGCGCTGGCGCCAGCTGATGGTGGCGCTTCTGCTGCTCGTGTTCTCGGTCTTCGGGCACCTGGCGGAAGCCGGTCAGCTGCCCCTTGCCCCCCTGGCGGACATTCGCCTGCATGCGCTGGTGGCGACCGCGGCTCTGCTGCTGCCGGGGCGCCCGATCTTGGTTCAGGGTTGGCGTTCCGCCTGGGCCGGTGCCCCGGGAATGGACACCCTGGTGGGCTTGGGGATGGGCAGTGCCTACCTCGCGAGCCTGGTGGCCTTGCTCTGGCCGGCGGTTGGCTGGCAGTGCTTCTTCAACGAGCCGGTGATGCTGCTGGGCTTCGTTTTGATGGGGCGTTTCCTCGAGGAGCGGGCACGCTTTCGCACCGGACGGGCGCTGCAGGAGTTGGCCCGTTTGCAACCGGATCAGGCTCTGCTGGTGTTGGGCAGTGGCGCTCAGGTGCGGCTCGAGCCGGTGCGCGTCGGCGCCCTGCGCCCGGGGGATCGCCTGCGGCTGCTGCCGGGGGATCGGGTCCCGGTGGACAGCCGCGTGCTCGAGGGCAAGTCGAGCTTGGATGTCTCCAGCCTGACCGGTGAACCCCTGCCGTTGCTGGCGGGTGTCGGTCAGGAGCTCGCGGCGGGTTCCTTGAATCTGCAGGCGACCCTGGAGCTTGAGGTGCTGCGCCCCGGCCGCGAGAGCGCCGTGGCGCGAATCATTGCTTTGGTGGAAAGCGCTCAGGCCCGCAAGGCGCCGATTCAAACCCTCACCGATCGGGTGGCGGGGCGCTTCAGCGTCGTGGTGATGCTGTTGGCCCTGGGCACGTTCTTGTTCTGGTGGTTGATTGGCGCCCAGCTCTGGCCGCACGTCTTAAGCGCTGCACCGGCACTCCACCAGCACGGCGGGCACCGCAGCCTGGGCTTGGCGGCTGAAACACCGTTTGTCCTGGGACTTCAGCTCAGCATCGCGGTCCTGGTGGTGGCCTGCCCTTGCGCCTTGGGACTGGCGACGCCAACGGCCATCACCGTGGGGAGTGGCCGGGCCGCGCGTTCGGGGGTGCTGTTTCGCGGTGGCGATGTGATCGAGGCGGCCTCCCGTCTGGGCACGCTCTTCTTTGACAAGACGGGGACGCTGACGGTCGGTCGCCCCACGGTGCGGGCCGTGATGCTGGCTGACCCTGGCGGCAGCGAATCGACCCTGATTCAGCTGGCGGCCAGCCTGGAGGCGCAGACCCGTCACCCTCTGGCCCATGCCCTGTTGCAGCGGGCGCAGCAGCTGGAGCTCCCGCTGCTCGAGGTGAGCGAAGCCAGCACCCTGGCTGGCGATGGCGTGCAAGCCCAGGTCACGGGCCATGGCCTGGCTCGGGTGGGACGACCAGCCTGGTTGCTCCAGGAGGGAGTGGAGATGGCCGAGGAGCATCGGCTGTGGTGGAGCGCGCAGGAAGAGCAGGGTGCGACGGTTGTGGCGGTCGCCACAAGTCAGTTGCAGGGCCTGATCGCCCTGGATGATCAGCCGCGTGGGGATGCTCCAGAGGCCCTGGCCCAGCTGCGCTCCATGGGACTGCGGTTGGGGTTGTTGAGCGGCGACCGCCAGGCGCCTGTGCGGCACCTGGCCAGCCAGTTGGGCTTGCCGCAAGAGGAGTTGGCCTGGGAACTGCTGCCGCAGCAGAAGCTGGAGCGGATCGATCAGGCACGTTCGGCCTCGAGCGGACCGGTGGGGATGGTGGGAGATGGCATTAATGACGCACCGGCCTTGGCCGCGGCAGACCTGGGTATAGCCGTTGGAACGGGAACCCAGATCGCCATCGATACCGCTGATTTGGTGGTGCTCGGCGAACGCCTGGAGGCGATCCCGATGGCGCTACGGCTCGCGCGTCAAACCATGGCCAAGGTGAGGCAAAACCTGATTTGGGCCTTTGGCTACAACCTGGTGGTGTTGCCCATCGCCGCCGGGGTGCTCCTGCCAGGCTTTGGCGTCGTGCTGTCACCCCCGCTGGCAGCTCTGTTGATGGCAATGAGCTCAATCACTGTTGTCGTGAACGCACTGTTGTTGGGGCGCCATGACTAG
- the tmk gene encoding dTMP kinase, whose product MTRRGRFLVLEGIDGCGKTTQIEALKQWLPSSGLMPEGAQLLVTREPGGTALGQALRQLLLHPPGDAAPESTAELLLYAADRAQHVQQRIAPALEAGHWVLSDRFVGSTAAYQGYGRGLSLALIEQLAGIATAGLEPDLTALLEIPLAESLRRRGHRPADRIEASGEAFLARVCAGFTALAQQYGWCRIEASQSPEAVSAALQAAIQATCTSDG is encoded by the coding sequence ATGACTAGGCGGGGTCGTTTTCTGGTCCTGGAGGGCATCGACGGCTGTGGCAAGACCACCCAGATCGAAGCCCTGAAGCAGTGGTTGCCCAGCAGCGGCTTGATGCCGGAGGGGGCGCAGTTGCTGGTGACCCGAGAGCCAGGTGGCACGGCCTTGGGCCAGGCCCTGCGCCAACTGCTGCTGCATCCGCCTGGGGACGCCGCCCCGGAGTCCACGGCGGAGTTGCTCCTCTACGCGGCCGATCGCGCTCAGCACGTTCAGCAGCGCATCGCTCCGGCCCTGGAGGCCGGCCACTGGGTGCTGAGCGATCGCTTTGTGGGGTCGACGGCGGCCTATCAGGGCTACGGCCGCGGCCTCTCCTTGGCGTTGATTGAGCAGCTGGCTGGAATCGCGACCGCCGGGCTGGAACCCGATCTCACGGCCTTGCTGGAGATCCCCTTGGCGGAGTCCCTGCGCCGCCGAGGCCATCGCCCGGCCGATCGCATCGAAGCCAGCGGCGAGGCCTTCCTGGCCCGGGTCTGTGCTGGTTTCACGGCCTTGGCCCAGCAATACGGCTGGTGCCGCATTGAGGCCAGCCAATCGCCAGAGGCAGTCAGCGCAGCCCTGCAGGCCGCCATCCAAGCCACCTGCACCAGCGATGGCTGA
- a CDS encoding photosystem I assembly protein Ycf3 translates to MPRSQRNDNFIDKSFTVMADLILKVLPTNQRAKEAFAYYRDGMSAQADGEYAEALDNYAEALKLEEDPNDKAFILYNMALVFASNGEHEKALEHYGQALDLNGKMPQALNNMAVIHHHLGSIAEEQGERDEADRRFDLAADFWGKAIRLAPNNYIEAQNWLKTSGRGSVDVYF, encoded by the coding sequence GTGCCCCGCTCCCAGCGCAACGACAACTTCATCGACAAGAGCTTCACGGTGATGGCGGACCTGATCCTCAAGGTGCTGCCCACCAACCAACGGGCCAAAGAAGCGTTTGCGTACTACCGCGATGGCATGAGCGCCCAGGCGGACGGTGAATACGCCGAAGCGCTGGACAACTACGCCGAAGCGCTCAAGCTTGAGGAAGACCCCAACGACAAGGCCTTCATCCTCTACAACATGGCCCTGGTGTTTGCCAGCAATGGCGAGCACGAAAAGGCTCTCGAGCACTACGGCCAGGCCCTGGATCTCAACGGCAAGATGCCCCAGGCGCTGAACAACATGGCGGTGATTCACCACCACCTGGGCTCCATCGCCGAAGAGCAGGGCGAGAGGGATGAAGCCGATCGCCGCTTTGATCTGGCGGCGGACTTCTGGGGCAAGGCCATCCGTCTGGCACCCAACAACTACATCGAAGCCCAGAACTGGCTCAAGACCAGCGGCCGCGGCAGCGTTGACGTCTACTTCTGA
- a CDS encoding DNA polymerase III subunit delta' produces MAELFDDLLGQPQAVALLTAGLQHQRLAPAYLFCGPDGVGRRLAALRFLEGVIAGLDGSPSVRRRLQDGNHPDLLWVEPTYSDKGQLVPASQAEASGVSRKAPPQLRLEQVRAVSQFLARRPVESPRCLVVMETVEAMAEGAANALLKTLEEPGDGMLILLTASPDRLLSTIRSRCQSIAFARLEPQLLEAVLQRHGHGGMAQAGDPPELLELAAGSPGALLEQRAQWQALPEGLAERCSAFSGGDAAQTPLVALSLARDLCEALDVEQQLWLLNWWQLRLWRQRQDSVPLKRLEQLRGQLRSYVQPRLAWEVALLSL; encoded by the coding sequence ATGGCTGAGCTGTTTGACGATCTGCTGGGGCAGCCCCAGGCGGTGGCCCTTCTGACTGCGGGACTGCAGCACCAGCGTCTGGCTCCGGCCTATCTCTTTTGCGGTCCCGACGGAGTGGGTCGTCGTCTGGCGGCATTGCGCTTCCTGGAGGGAGTGATTGCTGGGCTGGATGGCTCCCCTTCGGTGAGGCGTCGGCTGCAGGACGGCAACCATCCCGATTTGCTGTGGGTGGAGCCCACCTACTCCGACAAGGGTCAGCTGGTGCCGGCATCCCAGGCGGAGGCCTCCGGCGTGAGTCGCAAGGCGCCCCCCCAGTTGCGCCTCGAGCAGGTCCGGGCCGTGTCGCAGTTTTTGGCCCGCCGACCGGTGGAGTCCCCCCGCTGCCTGGTGGTGATGGAGACCGTGGAGGCGATGGCCGAGGGCGCTGCCAATGCCCTGCTGAAGACCCTGGAGGAGCCCGGCGACGGGATGTTGATCCTGCTGACGGCCTCTCCGGATCGGCTGCTCAGCACGATTCGCTCCCGCTGCCAGTCGATCGCCTTCGCGCGGCTTGAACCCCAATTGCTGGAGGCGGTGCTGCAGCGCCATGGCCACGGGGGAATGGCCCAGGCCGGTGACCCGCCGGAGCTGCTGGAACTCGCGGCCGGCTCCCCAGGTGCCCTGCTGGAGCAACGGGCCCAATGGCAGGCCTTGCCGGAGGGCTTGGCCGAGCGTTGCAGCGCTTTTTCAGGCGGCGATGCAGCGCAGACCCCGCTGGTGGCCCTCTCCTTGGCCCGGGACCTGTGTGAGGCTCTGGATGTGGAGCAGCAGCTCTGGTTGTTGAACTGGTGGCAGCTGCGTCTCTGGCGTCAACGCCAGGATTCAGTCCCCTTGAAGCGCCTGGAGCAGCTCAGGGGGCAGCTGCGCAGCTACGTGCAACCGCGCTTGGCCTGGGAGGTGGCGTTGCTGTCGCTTTAG
- a CDS encoding ABC transporter ATP-binding protein has product MAEAGGGQPALLADRLGFTWPTGHRALNHCSFSIPRPGLWMLVGGNGCGKSTLLRLIAGLLEPSEGQLQRPLKPALVFQNPDHQLLLPSCGSDIELSLPSHLPSSERLERVTHALQQVGLGGFRQRPIHSLSGGQKQRLAIAGALASDAQLLLLDEPTALLDETSQQEVINLIHQLCHRGEQPITALWITHRLEELNWCDGAALMERGSIGPWQAGTTLQNQLRPLATRKG; this is encoded by the coding sequence ATGGCTGAGGCAGGCGGAGGGCAGCCCGCTCTCCTGGCCGATCGACTGGGTTTCACCTGGCCGACCGGCCATCGCGCCCTCAACCACTGCAGCTTCTCCATTCCTCGCCCGGGCCTCTGGATGCTGGTGGGCGGCAATGGCTGCGGCAAAAGCACGCTGCTGCGCTTGATCGCCGGCCTGCTGGAGCCAAGCGAGGGCCAACTGCAGCGCCCCCTCAAGCCGGCCTTGGTGTTCCAAAACCCCGATCACCAGCTGCTGCTGCCCAGCTGCGGCAGCGACATCGAGCTCTCGCTTCCCAGCCATCTGCCGAGCAGCGAACGGCTGGAGCGCGTCACCCATGCACTCCAGCAGGTGGGCCTTGGGGGCTTTCGCCAACGCCCCATCCACAGCCTCAGTGGGGGCCAGAAGCAACGCCTGGCGATCGCCGGAGCGCTGGCGAGCGACGCCCAGCTGCTGCTGCTCGACGAGCCCACCGCCCTACTCGATGAGACCAGCCAACAGGAAGTCATCAACCTGATCCATCAGCTCTGCCACCGCGGCGAGCAACCCATCACCGCCCTCTGGATCACGCACCGACTGGAGGAACTGAACTGGTGCGACGGTGCCGCGCTGATGGAACGGGGCAGCATCGGTCCCTGGCAAGCCGGCACAACCCTCCAGAACCAGCTCAGGCCCCTTGCGACGAGGAAGGGCTGA
- a CDS encoding response regulator transcription factor, which produces MKPCILLIEDDGDMRELVAGHLEHSGFDVQRAEDGIKGQALALQYTPDLVLLDLMLPKVDGLTLCQRLRRDERTSRIPVLMLTALGSTKDKVSGFNSGADDYLAKPFDLEELLVRIKALLRRSDRAPLSTKHNEILNYGCLTLVPERFEAIWFDEPVRLTHLEFELLHCLLQRHGQTVAPSLILKEVWGYEPDDDIETIRVHVRHLRTKLEPDPRKPRFIKTVYGAGYCLELPSGDHQEELAQLVQQARDNRRTAA; this is translated from the coding sequence ATGAAGCCCTGCATCCTGCTGATCGAAGACGACGGCGACATGCGCGAGCTTGTGGCCGGACACCTGGAGCACAGCGGCTTCGACGTGCAGCGGGCCGAGGACGGCATCAAAGGCCAAGCACTGGCCCTGCAGTACACCCCCGATCTGGTCCTGCTGGATCTGATGCTGCCCAAGGTCGACGGTCTGACCCTCTGCCAGCGACTCCGGCGCGATGAGCGCACCTCCCGCATCCCGGTGCTGATGCTCACCGCCCTAGGGAGCACCAAAGACAAGGTCAGCGGCTTCAACTCCGGTGCAGACGACTACCTCGCGAAGCCGTTTGACCTCGAAGAGCTCCTGGTGCGGATCAAAGCGCTCCTGCGCCGCTCCGATCGCGCGCCGCTCTCGACCAAGCACAACGAAATCCTCAACTACGGCTGCCTGACACTCGTCCCCGAGCGCTTTGAGGCGATCTGGTTTGACGAGCCCGTGCGGCTGACGCACCTGGAGTTCGAACTGCTCCACTGCCTGCTGCAGCGCCATGGCCAGACCGTGGCCCCCTCACTGATTCTCAAAGAGGTCTGGGGCTACGAGCCCGACGACGACATCGAAACGATCCGCGTCCACGTCCGTCACCTGCGCACCAAGCTCGAGCCCGATCCCCGCAAACCTCGCTTCATCAAGACCGTCTACGGCGCTGGCTACTGCCTAGAGCTCCCCAGCGGAGACCATCAAGAGGAGCTGGCCCAACTGGTGCAGCAGGCCCGCGACAACCGGCGCACGGCCGCCTAA